The following are from one region of the Oncorhynchus nerka isolate Pitt River linkage group LG8, Oner_Uvic_2.0, whole genome shotgun sequence genome:
- the LOC115133371 gene encoding zinc finger protein 501-like, producing the protein MSKLEFLRVFLNERLTAAAVEIFGAVEETVVGYQEENDRLRRLLCITPKITCIDSLPLSPIVYEEEAPPEQQHCEQEWSPSLGQEDPGHTQIKEEQEELGTSHEEEQLQRLEADIIEFKFTPFCVKSEWDQEDPHWSLTLPQTQTVENRDSDSKLVDSKPFGTVTHLKGLENPCDPPYNQNNDSSHFSIVSRNPVGLDISPPLGEHCSKPTTMSRITHRCCDCGETFAQKADLQRHVTLPEKRPSECRFCKTNYNSTCKLEAHVRLCHGGKPYTCPVCGETFKVKGDLSKHTMIHTDEKPFSCSCDDSGKSFNLKEHLTIDILTGTVKKPFSCGVCGKGFSQKGSLKKHIFTHTGEKRFTCSDCGKGFHQKWTLSEHIRTHTGEKPFSCGDCGKSFNLKGNLRKHKLTHTGDKPFSCGDCGKSFNLKGNLRKHKLTHTGEKPFSCCDCGKSFNLKQHLNMHSLTHTGEKPFSCGDCGKSFTQKSSLLTHVKTIHKGIKLDEN; encoded by the exons ATGTCTAAACTAGAGTTCTTGCGTGTGTTTTTGAATGAGCGTTTAACGGCTGCCGCTGTGGAGATTTTCGGGGCAGTTGAGGAAACGGTAGTGGGGTACCAGGAGGAGAATGATCGGCTACGGAGACTGCTGTGTATCACACCAAAGATAACATGTATAG aCTCCCTGCCGCTCTCTCCCATAGTTTATGAAGAGGAGGCTCCCCCTGAGCAGCAGCACTGTGAGCAGGAGTGGAGCCCCAGTCTGGGGCAGGAGGACCCAGGGCACACACAGAttaaagaggaacaggaggaactCGGCACCAGTCATGAGGAAGAGCAGCTTCAAAGGCTGGAGGCTGATATCATAGAGTTTAAATTCACTCCTTTCTGTGTGAAAAGTGAATGGGATCAGGAAGACCCACATTGGTCCTTGACTCTTCCCCAAACCCAGACGGTGGAGAACAGAGACAGTGACTCTAAACTAGTGGATTCTAAACCTTTTGGCACTGTGACCCACCTAAAGGGTCTTGAGAATCCCTGTGACCCTCCATATAATCAAAACAATGACTCCAGCCATTTTTCAATTGTAAGCCGCAACCCAGTAGGACTTGACATTAGCCCACCATTGGGGGAACACTGTTCCaaacccaccaccatgtctaGAATAACTCACCGCTGCTGTGACTGTGGTGAAACATTTGCTCAGAAAGCTGACCTACAGAGGCATGTTACTCTCCCCGAGAAGAGACCCAGTGAATGCCGCTTCTGCAAAACAAACTACAACTCCACCTGTAAACTGGAGGCACATGTCCGACTCTGTCATGGTGGGAAACCCTACACCTGTCCTGTTTGTGGCGAGACCTTCAAAGTGAAAGGAGATCTTTCCAAACACACGATGATTCACACAGACGAGAAACCATTTAGCTGTAGCtgtgatgactctgggaagagcTTCAATCTCAAGGAACACTTAACCATAGATATACTGACCGGCACTGTAAAGAAACCATTTAGCTGTGGTGTTTGTGGAAAAGGCTTCAGTCAGAAGGGTTCCCTTAAGAAGCATATATTTACTCACACGGGAGAGAAACGATTTACCTGTAGTGACTGTGGGAAAGGCTTCCATCAGAAGTGGACCCTATCTGAACACATACgtactcacacaggagagaagccgtttagctgtggtgactgtgggaaaagcttcaATTTGAAGGGGAACCTAAGGAAGCATAAACTGACTCACACAGGAGATAAACCGTTCAGTTGTGGTGACTGTGGGAAAAGTTTCAATTTGAAGGGGAACCTAAGGAAGCACAAACtcactcacacaggagagaaaccgttTAGCTGTTGtgactgtgggaagagcttcaatctGAAGCAACACCTAAACATGCATTCAttgactcacacaggagagaaaccgtttagctgtggtgactgtgggaaaagcttcaCTCAAAAGTCTAGCCTGCTGACACATGTGAAAACAATCCACAAAGGAATAAAACTGGATGAAAATTGA